TTCCAGTATGCAGAGTGATGTTTTTCCAACCTCCTGAGCCTCAAATCCTCAGTGCTAGGATATCTTTTACTTTGATTATGACCCCTCCCACCTCTTTATGAACTGGGCTCAAGACATAATTAAGGACTCAAAGTGAGGaataggagaaagaaaataaaatccattccTTCCCCCAAATACATATTCAGGCTGAGTTTAAAGAGGAACTATAAATCACTGAGGGTTTCTTGTTACATGTAATAAATATGCTGTCCTACTCCTTCCAAGAGCTGTTGTTCCCATAATCCAGTTTTGAGGTCTGAAAAGATTTGGGGTAGGGGATGAGTAGAGAGAAAATAAGGAGACTTCCCcttgcttcctccctccctccccaaagCAAACCAGCTCAACCCCAAATTCCTCAACCAGGGATGCTTTCCTCAGTCGCAGTTCCAGGGCTTGGGAGCAGGGTTCCTGTTGTCCTGGACTGTGCTGTTCTGGCCGGATCGGGCTGGAATGCAGCTTGGCTGCATGATGTATGGTTTTCGTCTGCTCTACGCTGCCCACCTCCCAGTCTTCCCAGAATCttactgcagctcctctcttttcACTACCACCGCCCCAAAGCCCCAGCTGCTCCCCCCTACCCCGCCGCCTACCTTCAGAACGCAGCCCTTGAATCCCAATCCAGATAATAAAAAACCAGCAAGAGTGGTCCCTATAATCTATGCCTCACCCCCTTTGCATCCCCATAGGATAAAGGCTATCAGTTATTCTCATATAGACCCCCTCTTTCAAATTAGGTGCCCATAAGAAAGGAGAAGGTGGCAGGGGTATGTTGGATGGGGCCAGGGTCAAAGCAAATATCTGTTCCCGTTATTCACTTGCTAGGGGAAGGGGATTGCTTGGAGCCAAAATGGaggccctcctccccctcccccttccccagtgCTGCAGTGCTCCTTCTGCTGCGGTGGCTAAGACCCCACCTCAGAAAGGGATGAGGATGGGGGTGAATTGCTGAAGGCAGCTATCCCAACTCtcttttactgttttgtttttgtttttgtttttgtttttttttacaaccAACAACCCCCCTTCCCCCCCAGCTTGGATTCCCCCCAGTTTCCATGGCGATTGCGGTACGGGAGAGGGGCTGCTTGCTATTCTGAGCACGGATTGTCTGGGTTCCAAATCCTCCTTCCCCAGGCTGGAGAAGGGCAGACTCAGCCCCTAACATTCTCCTATATCAGACCACTTGGGTCAGCACTGCCCCACTCCCCTGCCAACCAAGGACCCCTTCTCAAGCCTCTAAATCCCAGTGCTCCTGTCTTTGAgatcaccccccaccccgccgACTCCCTCCTCTCCCCAAGATGTTAGGGGAGAGGGGCTATGGCTTTCCTTTTGCCCTTTCCAGTATAAGCTGACTCAagtgagtggaggaatggggcaCTGAATCCTTGGTACTCCCTGTCTCCTGTCAACCTCCTGTAGTTCTGACCCCATGGCAAAGAAGCAGGGCCGCAGATAGTTATATAATAGGTAGATTTGTTTCCTCTTTGGGGAGATCCTGGAGCAGGAGAAGGGAGCATAGGTTGGGCAGCAGGCAGACTCTAGAAAAGACCTTTAAAAAGACCTTAAACTAGCCCTGGTGTCATTGTAGGGGTCGGGATTGTCTTCCTCTGGGATTCAGAAAATGTAGCAGACCTTAGATTAAGTCCACTGTAGGAACTCAGACAGGGTCAAATTACAGAATACAccacccctgcccccctcccTTTTTTGGGGAGACCTCCTTTCCCTTTGTCAAAACTGAGAAGCTGATATTCTTGACTGCCTTCAGGCTGGGTATCAGGTCCCAAACCTCCATGCTGGAGCACATGCCTCTGGGAAACAGGTGGGGCCAGTTAGCCTAAAGGACCAAGAATGGTATTCCCAGGGCTCCTTGGGCAtaggctggtgggggtgggggagatgccATGGCTCACTGTCACCTCTTCCCCTGGCCCCCCCAGGTTCTCCCTACTATGACAATGTCCGCCCACTCTGCTACAGCGACTCAGATGCAGTATTACTATGCTTTGATATCAGCCGTCCTGAGACAGTGGACAGTGCACTCAAGAAGGTAAGGCTGAATAAACTCTACAATCTCTAATTAGAACAAGAAGAAATCAGGGGGACCCCATCATCTTGTTCCCTCTTATGTAACATGAAGAAGCTGAGGTCAGGGAAGGAAGCGATTTGCCGAAGGCCATAACATTAGCTACAGTTCTGGGGCTAGAACCCAGGTCTCTGCCTTCCAGGCCAGTGCCCTTTCCACCATCCTATACTGCTTTGCAGCCCAGCAAGGGAAAAGGGCATTGAAGACTCAGGAAGCAAAAGACTGAGAGCTGGAGAACCTTTTGGTGTTATGGTGTAAGGGTCAGGGATGGGGGATTTTTGGAGACAGTTTCTATGGACCTTGTTCCCAGGCTCCCTGAGActgggcaggcaggcaggcttGAGCTGAACTGCTGGTAGGAgaagtctgggtctgtgtggcaaGAACTGCTTGCACTTAGGAGCCCTACGATACCTTGTGGAACTAGCCTAGTTTTCCAGAAGACTCTGGGATTATCTCCTTCCCTTGGGAAGAGACTGGTTGGTTTCCCCCTGACATTCTGGACTTAATGAAATTCTTTGACCGGGGTGAGATGGCACATCCAAATCCCCCATGCTTGGCCGGGCAGGGGGTAGAAATGTCCATGTTCCTGGGCTGTTGACTGTGGGGACTGACTCTTGGGTCAGCACTCCTGTGGCCCCAAAAGTCTCATGGGCAAAAGGATGATGTAATTAGTGCAGTGGTGATGCTGTGACTCAGAGGGAGAACTGGCTAAATGATGTGATGTTGCCAACTGGGCTTCTCCGGGTGTCTGTCAGCCACtgactctccttccttcctccttccccttccctcccaccctcttGGTCCTTCAGTGGAAGACGGAAATCCTAGATTATTGTCCCAGCACCCGTGTGTTGCTTATTGGTTGCAAGACAGACCTACGAACAGATCTGAGCACTCTGATGGAGCTTTCCCACCAGAAGCAGGCACCCATCTCCTACGAGCaggtatgggtgtgtgtgtgtgtatgtgtatgtgtgtgtgtgtgtgtgtgtgtgtgtgtgtgttgggggtggggtgggttacAGGCAGAGGCTTGAAATATagccctgctcaaactcttccactATGGCAAAAGAGAATTAGCCTTATAGGGGATCATCTATAATTGGCAAACTACTTACTTGGATGGAGGTGGTGGGTACCTGTTTATCTGGATATGTGCTACAGGTTGGCACGTGAGCCATTCCTGTgtgccagtgtttctcaaatagTTTTCTGTGGACCATCTGCATTAGAACCACTGGGGGTGTGAGTTAGAATTTCAAATTCCTGGCTCTATTCCCACAGAATCACTCTGGGAGAAAGAtataggaatctgcatttttgacATGATCCCTGGATAATTTCTTATGCACATGGAAGTGTAAGGATCATTTACTTTAAACCAGTGTTACATTAGAGTCATCCAGGGAGCTCTTAAAAATACTTAATGTTTAGTCTCTACCCACAGAAATTGGTTTCCTTGGTTTGACATCagtatgtttttaaaagcatTCCAGGTGATCCTAATGTGCAGTCAGGCTTCACCTTCAGGAAAATAATCAGTAGAGGGTTGTGGTGGGAGACTGGCAGTTTGGTACCCTCAGGAGTAGCCCTGGGGAGTGGTAATAACCATAGAGGGCAGTGTCACAGAGCCATTTTGGGCCACAGCACTAACGACTTCACCCCTCCTGCAGGGCTGTGCAATAGCCAAGCAACTGGGTGCGGAAATCTACCTGGAAGGCTCCGCTTTCACCTCAGAAAAGAGTGTGCACAGCATCTTTCGGACGGCATCCATGGTGTGTCTGAACAAGGCCAGCCCCATGCCTCCGAAGAGTCCTGCCCGAAGCCTCTCCAAGCGACTGCTACACCTCCCCAGTCGCTCCGAACTCATCTCTTCTACCTTCAagaaggaaaaggccaaaagctgcTCCATTATGTGAAGTGGACGTTGGACAGGGGAGACAGCCTCCCACTTCCTCCCTTGGGGAGCAGAGGCACGGGGAGAGGGAGGATGAGACAATTTAGGACACTGGACATGGATTTTTCAGACGGCCACGGTGAAGGCGTGGAAGGAGCCAGGAATGGGACGAGGAAGGAGCCAGGCCCGGCATGAGGGCCTGACACTGAGAGAGAACCATCACACCCCAAAGGCAGGCACTAGGTTGTGGAGGGGGCGGCTGCCCCAGTGCTCCAGAGGAGGGACAGGTGTGGGAGTGTGGGGGCACGCTGGCCTCATGGGCTTGGGGGCCTGCAGGAGCCTCACCTTTCGCATCATGCCTCTTCCACATGGCGTTTTCATGCAGGCCAGGGGATGGGAGGGGTCCCTcagcccttcccttccctctgagGAGGCAGCAGAGGAGTGGAGAGTGGGGAAGCCAAGTGTCAGCTCGCTTGGGTGCTTCATAACTGAAATTAGAAGGGCAGGAGCTGATCAGAGCCAATGAGAAGGAAAACTCATCTTTGCATAGCCCAAGCCTCATGGAGAGGTGACATCATACATTCACATGCTTCTCAACTATGTCCCCAGAGTCCAAGGGAGAAGCCTCAGACCCCCTTCTCTTGTGGagtgtgggggtggtggtgctggagggggcagggctgggtaGGAGTACCAGACATTTTCTGCCCTTAGGGCAATCCAGCTGGCATTTGTTTTATAGACTCTTGTCTTtggaatggggggaggggggagtgttTCAATCTGTTATATGTTCTGtgtttaaagaagaaaacctatttattaatgaaaaatataacatatataaagaaattgacTCTGTTTTTCTTGATGTCTTTCTCCGTTTCCTTTGGTCCTACACAATAAGGAAAAATCTGTCCTGGAGCCCTTTCTATGGGTGGCAGAGTGACCTACTATCTGGCTGCCCCCACTATTCCCTAACATCTACAACAAGAAACTCCTTTTCTCCACCATCCCCGGTCCCATCCCCAGCCTCACCCAAGTCCTACTAAACCACGTAAAATCTTAGCCCCAGAGCTTGGGGTTTCTCACCTTCAGAACTATTGATATTTTGGATGGATAATGTTTCATTGTGAGGGCTTGTCCTGTGCATCATAGGATGTTTAACAGtacccctggcctctacccactagttGCCAGTAGCATCCTCCTCCCCctggttgtgacaaccaaaaatatcttcagCTATTGCTAAATGTCtcctggttgagaaccattgTCCTAGAGAGTCTAGAGGGGAGAGAAAAAGTGCAGTGAAATTATCAGAATATCTAAGCTGCTGCGATCCTAACCCCTGCACAATGTGGACAGACTGAAACcaaggttggggggtggggttccTGGGGTTCTGGTTTCCTCTGAGTTCAAGGAGAGGTGATGTCttccactttcttgatcttcTGATTCCATTCCCTGTTGAGGGCAGTGCAGGGACCTTAACTTTCCTTTTCCTCAGGGACCTATAGCTCTTGTTTTCCAAGTTTCATATTGTAGTGCCAGAAATAAAAATGGTACTACATATCGAAGTTACTAGGTGCTCAGCTCTGAGCTGAGGGCTTTACCTATATTATTGCATTTAACCTCATAAATCTGAGTTAAGATTTGTTAAATGTTTAATACGGGTCAGGGGTTCATACAAATTTTTTGTATGTTATTTATTCCTTGTTGTAACCCTATGAAGTACTACctacctcattttacagacaaggaaactgaatcTTGGAGAGATTAGTTAatgtgcccagggtcacacagtagAAAGTGGTAGAACCTGGATACAAATCCAGGCACTCTGGCTCCAGAACCAGCTCTCTTAACTGCTTTGCTATCCTATTCTGCAATGCAAGTGGtgttattttccctattttataaataaggaacaGGAAAACCAGAAATGCCATATAACTCGCATAAGATCACACTGTTGGTAGTAAcaaagtcaggattcaaaccaggTTTCAATGTTAACTATAATCCCAAGGGCCCCTTACTGTTAGCCATGTTGTACCTAAAGAGGAGACTTCACCTATGGTCCTTCCCAGGGCAACAGTCCCTCTGTCTCTAACTCCAAAGATGTATTGTGTGAGAGAACCAGCAGAGTAAGATGTCTTATATGCGTTGTGAGACAGGTATGTACAAGTACTAGGGGAACTCTGCCACCACGAACTTGGACAAGCTTGTCACCTTTCTGGGTTTCGATtccctcatttttatttatttatttaatttttaatttatccctcatttttaaagacgGTGAAGAATGGTAGCCTGGAAATAGGAAAAGAGCATGTACTCTGAAGTCAAATAAACCTGGAGTTGAATTTTGGCTCCTTCCTTTTAAGTCTTTAAAGGCATAAATAACCTTGCTTGGCTACAATCTCCTTATTGGTAAATTGGAGATAATACCCATCTCATACGGTTATGAGAACTAAACAACGTAGGTTGAGTGTTCAGCACAGAGTTCGGCATTTACAAGATTCTCAATACATACTAGCTGCAGCTCTCAAAGATTCCAGCCTTCTCCTAAGGTCTGATTCTTAGTTGGGGTTCCATTCTGTGAGTGGAGAGCTCTCTAGTGATCTCTGGGAGAATTGCACCTAGTAGATCTCAGACTTCCTTCCTCTCTTGTCTCTCTTTGGGGTAGAAGTGGGGAGAATGTCAAAGGCTGCAGAGTTCTAACTAACTCCCAAAGTTTATTTAGCCGTTGTGTGTGAAGCTCAGGGCTTCAGAAGTATTTGGGTCTATCTCGAGGCTCTGCTCG
Above is a window of Choloepus didactylus isolate mChoDid1 chromosome 8, mChoDid1.pri, whole genome shotgun sequence DNA encoding:
- the RND1 gene encoding rho-related GTP-binding protein Rho6, with protein sequence MKERRAPQPVVARCKLVLVGDVQCGKTAMLQVLAKDCYPETYVPTVFENYTACLETEEQRVELSLWDTSGSPYYDNVRPLCYSDSDAVLLCFDISRPETVDSALKKWKTEILDYCPSTRVLLIGCKTDLRTDLSTLMELSHQKQAPISYEQGCAIAKQLGAEIYLEGSAFTSEKSVHSIFRTASMVCLNKASPMPPKSPARSLSKRLLHLPSRSELISSTFKKEKAKSCSIM